From a region of the Tachypleus tridentatus isolate NWPU-2018 chromosome 1, ASM421037v1, whole genome shotgun sequence genome:
- the LOC143230169 gene encoding uncharacterized protein LOC143230169, whose product MDSGQVSLDEQAVAELQQEAKRGAARAELVGALGWKKPTGMKLNKIFLHNTILSTVRGPGMKKKIEPHDQVTVRSESKQSQNYQRKVVSGDISHQKLPLINKKHQPGHAEKLQKSKIQQSPVSASTKLLNRAQKLRKEKSKNNCGSRT is encoded by the coding sequence ATGGATAGTGGACAGGTCAGTTTAGATGAACAAGCTGTAGCTGAACTACAACAAGAAGCTAAACGAGGTGCAGCTAGAGCTGAGTTGGTAGGTGCTTTAGGTTGGAAAAAGCCAACAGgaatgaaactgaacaaaatatttctccACAACACTATATTAAGTACAGTGCGAGGACctggtatgaaaaaaaaaattgaaccaCATGATCAAGTAACAGTTCGAAGCGAGTCTAAGCAAAGTCAGAACTATCAAAGGAAAGTAGTGAGTGGAGACATATCACACCAGAAATtacctttaataaataaaaagcatcAACCAGGTCAtgcagaaaaactgcaaaaatCAAAAATTCAGCAATCTCCAGTTAGTGCTAGTACTAAACTATTAAACAGAGCCCAAAAGCTAAGAAAAGAAAAGTCTAAAAATAACTGTGGATCTAGAACTTAA